One segment of Paenibacillus sp. FSL R7-0337 DNA contains the following:
- a CDS encoding GNAT family N-acetyltransferase: MKATIQQITDTNKEQFENLFNYYLYELSAYSQEDIGAEGTFEMEDISPYYRDERLYPYFITFNEKIVGFILVTSPPFVAKEVDYSVQELFVLPKYRGTNIAKDAVLQIFKLYSGRYEVGMFKSNVKAVKFWTKLISALEIPVFVEDAFTEIQGNAVQTAGMKFTTA, from the coding sequence ATGAAGGCGACAATTCAGCAAATAACAGATACAAACAAAGAACAATTTGAAAACTTATTTAATTATTATCTCTACGAGCTTTCTGCTTACTCACAGGAGGATATTGGAGCAGAAGGTACATTCGAAATGGAAGATATCTCGCCATATTATAGGGACGAAAGGTTATATCCTTACTTCATCACGTTTAATGAAAAAATCGTTGGCTTTATTCTGGTTACCTCCCCTCCTTTTGTTGCAAAGGAAGTGGACTATTCAGTGCAGGAGCTATTTGTATTGCCCAAATACAGAGGCACGAATATAGCCAAAGATGCTGTCCTGCAAATCTTCAAACTGTATTCGGGCCGGTACGAGGTAGGGATGTTCAAATCGAATGTAAAAGCTGTTAAGTTCTGGACTAAGTTGATATCAGCACTTGAAATTCCGGTATTCGTAGAAGATGCTTTCACTGAAATTCAAGGAAATGCAGTGCAGACGGCTGGTATGAAATTTACGACAGCTTAA
- a CDS encoding AraC family transcriptional regulator has translation MEQLAQYEFTPITEEMVCFHKSTTTEQLSPAQPYHRHDAYEIYLFLRGNTYMYVEQSCYKLSPGDLLLIRPGEMHRCVCADNQTYERIGLNLRRSALRRLSSSRTNLLACFNAFPSGLNTLIRLSRNQCAFYSRLADQLIRSLHSEEYGQDLLADSYATRLLVFINTLQQSSAALPHNLMPELVRQTMAYIEEHLLEPIYSAQLEQEFHYSGKYISQLFKEHTGLTVRSYIVGKRVSLAMSHLTSGKSVAAACELSGFSDYANFIRSFTKVAGMSPGRYRASMLS, from the coding sequence ATGGAACAACTTGCCCAGTATGAGTTCACCCCGATCACCGAAGAAATGGTTTGCTTCCACAAATCAACCACCACAGAGCAGCTCAGCCCGGCTCAGCCTTACCACCGGCACGATGCCTACGAAATCTACCTGTTCCTGAGAGGCAATACCTATATGTATGTAGAACAGTCCTGCTACAAGCTCTCCCCCGGCGATCTGCTGCTGATCCGTCCCGGTGAGATGCACCGCTGTGTCTGTGCCGACAATCAGACCTATGAACGGATCGGGCTGAACCTGAGAAGATCCGCCCTGCGGCGGCTATCCAGCAGCCGTACGAACCTGCTGGCCTGCTTCAACGCCTTTCCCTCCGGGCTGAACACACTGATACGGCTCTCCCGCAACCAGTGCGCCTTCTATTCCAGACTGGCAGACCAATTGATCCGTAGCCTTCACTCCGAGGAGTACGGACAGGATCTGCTGGCCGATTCCTATGCCACCCGGCTGCTTGTGTTCATCAACACTCTGCAGCAGTCTTCTGCCGCCCTGCCGCATAATCTCATGCCGGAGCTGGTCCGCCAGACGATGGCTTACATTGAGGAACATCTGCTCGAACCGATCTACTCCGCTCAGCTGGAGCAGGAATTTCATTACAGCGGCAAATATATAAGCCAGCTGTTCAAAGAGCACACGGGACTTACCGTCCGCTCCTATATTGTGGGCAAGCGCGTCTCTCTGGCCATGAGCCACCTTACCTCCGGCAAGAGCGTCGCGGCCGCCTGCGAGCTGTCCGGCTTCAGCGATTACGCCAACTTCATCCGTAGCTTCACCAAGGTGGCCGGCATGTCCCCGGGCAGATACCGGGCCAGTATGCTGTCCTGA